In a genomic window of Perognathus longimembris pacificus isolate PPM17 chromosome 21, ASM2315922v1, whole genome shotgun sequence:
- the Cldn23 gene encoding claudin-23 → MRTPAALTLGLVLSPCGLLLSLVSTVAPGWRRLAGFPDEPVDVVLFQGLWDLCREGSGRERRCGQPDAWGYLEARPVRAARGLMPASLAAAALGLLLAALGARCWRPEPRLAPAGLGGLVLGAAGALGLAAVSWYTHVLGDRAALPAPASPVSARAGYALVLGHLGGCLLLLGGLALALSWAPWCAARRRRKAPPAGPRRASLRAVCVEWPAPPPAPGAAPRVGFPLPRPPPRAYTNPADALDGERPPRAPASRGASSRTTRPCGGEAPLPCDSDL, encoded by the coding sequence ATGCGGACGCCGGCGGCGCTGacgctgggcctggtgctgtcgcCCTGCGGGCTGCTGCTCAGCCTGGTGAGCACGGTGGCCCCGGGCTGGCGGCGGCTGGCGGGCTTCCCGGACGAGCCGGTGGACGTGGTGCTGTTCCAGGGGCTGTGGGACCTGTGCCGCGAGGGCAGCGGCCGCGAGCGCCGCTGCGGGCAGCCCGACGCCTGGGGCTACCTGGAGGCGCGGCCGGTGCGGGCGGCGCGCGGGCTGATGCCGGCCTCGCTGGCGGCCGCCGCGCTGGGGCTGCTGCTGGCCGCGCTGGGCGCGCGCTGCTGGCGGCCCGAGCCGCGCCTGGCGCCCGCCGGCCTCGGGGGCCTCGTGctgggcgcggcgggcgcgctgGGCCTGGCGGCCGTCTCGTGGTACACGCACGTGCTCGGGGACCGCGCGGCGCTGcccgcccccgccagccccgTCTCCGCGCGCGCCGGCTACGCCCTGGTGCTCGGCCACCTGGGCGGctgcctgctgctgctgggcGGCCTCGCCCTGGCGCTGAGCTGGGCGCCCTGgtgcgccgcccgccgccgccgcaagGCGCCCCCCGCCGGCCCGCGCCGCGCCAGCCTGCGCGCCGTGTGCGTGGAGtggcccgcgcccccgcccgcgcccggcgccGCGCCCCGCGTGGGCTTCCCCCTGCCGCGGCCTCCGCCCCGCGCCTACACCAACCCGGCCGACGCGCTCGACGGGGAGCGCCCGCCGCGCGCGCCCGCCTCCCGGGGCGCCTCCTCCCGCACCACGCGGCCCTGCGGCGGCGAAGCCCCGCTCCCCTGCGACTCGGACCTGTAg
- the LOC125339402 gene encoding golgin subfamily A member 2-like — translation MSALGGSRDPGQETAPRAELEKQPHEQSLQQQLKNQEKGKEMDVATALPSAVGQTKEVYCAPDSGQTLGIPHLSLANGMPVLGPRPHALLPSSSGIPSVGLHHYWQLKEEVAVAEWAGRSEPTRHSETAAGEKLPQEQQQQQNCPALKGLAKFKKRKKTPKGGEPKANTPGDGPSTEDTAQDRADPEPPVPLHAVGAASVRSVPSPENTGDLQRRYQHLVLALVSSKLKNQQLCTEIQHLQQEKEHLQQEQAKENGKRAHAQDALQTQLVEVHKRWIQRLRSEKCTLQSALARMQQVAEESHTEREGLSSRLHAAQQHIGELQLALSAVTTQQLDAEKQNLQLTQDLRHVTLQLQEKSRSCEDAQAMTTDLQKQREVLWAQKLHMQTRIHKLQRALEERAVLRRQGANLRGLVKTLQAERDQIAQDLRRERAVWEEMAQQQAEELNQLREEREQALNQLREEREEWEWQVLELQANQEELTEQLAALQAPAGPRQAAHQLQAQASQMQEELKNLEQPLHGQEQASQSPRLQNLEQQEQLCRLEKKGEERPKMDEPPTCTPGHDEELKAQLAQLQDLRATCDRHTAANQQLSSEKEALQQQVLRQTQLGLEQLSQEPVDSKLLAQMEREESQGTRKRPEATGQRKEQAQAQHGSPGFPGEGEGVSTGKENGEEASPLHMSVPEDGENPQVLRELHRQALSAAEPTKTKLSQQPQEQQARCRGLANLVAQCQTKPEPRALFPTRRSHGLCAKRRQDTQVPKRKLQICVIPDLPDRADSQNQAGDLQGPCSRLTQHITAMQEAIAAWEDQMETLAQLHREKEEHVHQLCEEKEKEEEEEALRELLLRLAGEGLDSST, via the exons ATGAGCGCATTAGGCGGCAGCAGGGACCCTGGTCAGGAAACAGCACCAAGAGCTGAGCTGGAGAAACAGCCCCATGAGCAGAGCCTGCAGCAGCAGCTCAAGAACCAGGAGAAGGGCAAAGAGATGGATGTGGCCACAGCACTGCCATCAGCAGTTGGACAGACAAAGGAAGTCTACTGTGCCCCTG ATTCTGGCCAGACCCTGGGGATTCCACATCTCTCTCTGGCCAATGGGATGCCGGTCTTGGGGCCACGCCCACATGCTCTGCTGCCTAGTAGCAGTGGAATCCCATCTGTTGGCCTACACCACTACTGGCAGTTGAAGGAGGAGGTAGCGGTGGCTGAGTG GGCTGGGAGGTCTGAACCAACCAGACACAGTGAAACCGCTGCAGGAGAGAAACTCCcgcaagaacagcagcagcagcagaattgTCCTGCCCTTAAGGGCCTTGCCAAattcaagaaaaggaagaaaactcccAAGGGAGGTGAGCCCAAGGCAAACACCCCTGGGGATGGTCCTTCAACGGAGGATACAGCCCAAGAccgtgctgaccctgagcctccgGTGCCTTTGCACGCAGTCGGAGCAGCCAGCGTCAGGAGCGTCCCAAGTCCCGAAAACACCGGGGATCTGCAGAGGCGCTACCAACACCTGgtgctggccctggtctccagcaaATTAAAAaaccagcagctctgcactgagatcCAACACCTGCAGCAGGAAAAGGAACACCTGCAGCAAGAACAAGCCAAAGAGAACGGGAAGAGGGCCCATGCGCAAGATGCGCTGCAAACGCAGCTTGTGGAAGTCCACAAGCGGTGGATCCAGAGGTTGCGTTCCGAAAAATGCACCTTGCAATCTGCCCTGGCCCGAATGCAGCAGGTGGCCGAGGAAAGCCACACGGAGCGTGAAGGTCTCAGCAGCCGCCTGCACGCTGCACAGCAGCACATTGGAGAGCTCCAGCTCGCGCTGTCCGCAGTCACCACCCAGCAGCTTGACGCCGAGAAGCAAAACCTACAGCTCACCCAAGACCTCCGTCACGTCACGCTTCAGCTGCAGGAAAAGAGCAGGAGCTGTGAGGATGCGCAAGCCATGACCACCGATCTGCAGAAGCAGCGGGAAGTGCTCTGGGCCCAGAAGCTCCACATGCAGACCCGAATTCACAAGCTCCAACGAGCCCTGGAGGAGCGGGCGGTGCTGAGAAGGCAGGGAGCCAACCTGCGAGGCCTCGTGAAGACACTGCAGGCGGAAAGAGACCAGATTGCGCAGgacctgaggagggagagggccgTGTGGGAGGAGATGGCCCAGCAGCAAGCCGAGGAGCTGAACCAACTGAGAGAGGAGCGAGAACAGGCGCTGAACcaactgagagaggagagagaggagtgggagTGGCAGGTGCTGGAACTGCAGGCCAACCAGGAGGAACTGACAGAGCAACTGGCAGCGCTGCAGGCCCCTGCGGGACCACGCCAGGCTGCGCACCAGCTGCAGGCCCAAGCATCCCAGATGCAGGAGGAGTTGAAGAACCTGGAGCAACCACTGCACGGCCAGGAGCAGGCAAGCCAGAGCCCccgtctccagaacctggagcagcaggagcagctgtgCAGACTGGAGAAGAAGGGCGAGGAGCGGCCCAAGATGGATGAGCCCCCGACTTGCACACCTGGGCACGACGAAGAGCTCAAAGCTCAGCTGGCGCAGCTGCAGGATCTCAGAGCCACCTGCGATCGGCACACAGCCGCCAATCAGCAGctgagctcagagaaggaggccctgcagcagcaggTGCTGAGGCAGACCCAGCTGGGTCTGGAGCAGCTGAGCCAGGAGCCAGTAGACAGCAAGTTGCTGGCCCAGATGGAAAGGGAAGAGTCGCAGGGCACTCGGAAGCGCCCAGAAGCAACCGGGCAAAGGAAGGAGCAAGCGCAGGCCCAGCATGGCTCCCCGGGTTTccctggagaaggggaaggagtgaGCACCGGGAAAGAAAACGGGGAGGAGGCAAGCCCACTCCACATGAGTGTCCCCGAGGATGGAGAGAACCCTCAGGTCCTGAGGGAGCTGCACCGCCAAGCCCTCTCAGCTGCGGAACCTACAAAGACAAAACTCAGCCAGCAGccgcaggagcagcaggcccgctgcagGGGCCTGGCCAACCTGGTAGCCCAGTGCCAGACCAAGCCGGAGCCCCGGGCACTCTTTCCCaccaggcggagccatggcctgtgtgCGAAGAGGAGGCAGGACACACAGGTGCCCAAGAGGAAGCTGCAAATCTGCGTCATCCCCGACCTGCCTGACAGGGCGGATTCCCAGAATCAAGCGGGAGACCTGCAGGGTCCATGCAGCCGGCTGACACAGCACATCACAGCCATGCAAGAGGCCATCGCTGCCTGGGAAGACCAAATGGAAACCCTGGCTCAGCTGCATCGGGAGAAAGAGGAACATGTCCACCAGCTCtgcgaggagaaggagaaggaggaggaggaggaggcgctgCGGGAGCTGCTGTTGCGCCTGGCAGGTGAAGGCCTGGACTCATCAACCTAG